The sequence GCCGCGGCAACTTCGACTTCTTTCACCTGTTCCCGAACCTCTACATCGAGCCGCTGGGAGGCTTCAACACGTTCACCATGCAGTTCTGGCCTCTCGACACCGAGCGCACCCGGCTGGTGGTCCGGGTCTACCGGGCCGGCGACGACACCTCGGCCTCGGCTCGGTTCAGCCGCGAGTACACCGCGTCGTCTCTCATGGACGTGCACGTCGAGGACGTCGAGGTGATCGAGGCGAACCAGCGTGGACTGCGGTCGGGCGCGCTCGAGCACATCCACTTCGGGGCGCAGGAAGCGTTGTGCCGTCAACTCCATGAGAACGTGGCCGAGATGGTCCGCACCTACCTGACGGGGCGTTCCACCGTGCCGGCCCGCACCGACGTCCGATGAGCCAGGGCCAGCTCCCGCCCGGGTTCGAGGCGTTGGAGCCATTCACCGGCCACTGGGTGGCGGATACCCGCGGGCAGCGGGTTGGGCTGCGAGTGCGGAGCCGTCTGCCGGAACTGGAGGCGTTCTACGACGTGGCCAAGGAGTTGCTCGCGCCGGCCCTGGGCTATCTCGACGCTCGGCCGCTCGCCGATCTCGGTGAAGCCGACGCGCGGCTGCTCGGCCTCGTGCTGGCCCTCCCGCAGGTGGCGCTGGCCGTCGAGCAGCAACGTGACGCGGAGGCGGCGCACGCTCGGGTGCAGGCGAGGTTCGTCGTCGACCGCACCAGCGCCGATTTCGGCCAGTCCGCATCGCCGAGTGCCACCTGCTGACGACCGGCAGGTCGGCGGACCGACGCGGTATCGGTGGCGCCCTGATCCGGTCGAGGCCACGTTGTGACATGAGCCGACCGCCGCGTGGGATGGAGTGACACTGGTGTGATCGACGCCGATGCCCTCGCCGAGGACGCGATCGGCCCGTTTCCGGGGTGCCTGAGCGCCGACCTCATCCGCCGTTACGCCAGCGCCACCGGTGAGCGGTCGGAGCGGCCCCGGGCCGGCCTGGCGGTGCCTGCGGTCGCGGTGGTGACCCAGATCTGGGCGGCGCAGGAGGCTGGCCGCTCGGCGCTGGTCAGCGAGGACCTGCTGGCGGCCGCCTCGGGCGGGGTGCACGGCGAGCACGATGTCGTGCTGCACCGGCCGCTGGTTCCCGACGAGCCACTGCGGACCTGGGTACACCGCTTCGCGGCTCGCCCGGCGGGCCGGAACGCTCTGGTCACCTTGCGCTATTCGACGGTGGACGAGCGCGACGAGGTCGTCGCCGAGCAGCTGTGGACGACCGTCTATCTGAACGCCGGCTGCGCGGCGGCCGGGGCGCCCCTGCCCGACCACGCCTTTCCCGCCGGCGCACGCCGGCGCCCGGTGGGGGAGTACACGACGACGGTCGATGCCGATATGCCGCGCCGCTACGCGGAGGTGTCGGGAGACTGGTCGGACCACCATTTCGACGCGGCCGCCGCCCGCCGCAGCGGATTCGACCGGCCGTTCCTGCACGGGCTGTGCACGATGGCGCTGGGCGCGCGGGCGGTCGTCGACGCGGTGGCCGGCGGCGATCCGGATCGGGTGCGGCGAGTCGCGGTGCGGTTCGCCGCGCCGGCCTTCGTCGGCGCGGACCTACGGGTCGGCGTCTACGAGGCTGGCGGACGCAGCTATGCCTTCGAGGCGATCTCGGATGGACGCGCGGTCCTCACGCACGGCCGGGTGGAGCTGCGCGGCGAGTAGACAGGGCCCGGTCGGGGGTCTCACGTGCGCGTTCCCCGCGGATGAGCACCAGCGGACTGGACGGGCAGGCCGGCCCGGCGGGCGGCGCCGTTTCGGCGGCGCCGCCCGCGAGCTCGGTTGGCTAGTGCGCGCCTCCTGACTCGCCGGTGCTGGGCCGGGCCAGGACCGGGTCGTCGGGCAGCGCGGCTCGCTGTGCGACGTTCGCCACCGGGCTAGCGCCCCTGGCGGCCGGTCGGGTGCGGGTGAGTGGCCGGCCGAGGGTCCGGTCGAGCCACCCGGGCCACCACCAGTTGGCCTGGTCGAACAGGCTTACCAGCGCCGGGGCCAGCAGCGACCGCACGATGGTGGCGTCCAGCACGACGCCGATCGCCAGGCCGCTCGCGATGATCTTCACGACGGGGTCCGACGCCGATGCCAGGGCGACGAGCGTGGCGAACAGGATCAGCGCGGCGCAGGTGACCAGGCGGCCGGTCCGCGCGAGGCCCTCCACGACGGCTTCGTCGGTCGAGGCTCCGTCGTCGTGGGCTTCCTGGATGCGGCTGAGGATGAACACCTCGTAGTCCATGGACAGGCCGAACAGGAAGCCGAACAGCAGGACGGGTGCGAGGCCGTTGACCGCGCCGCTGCTGTTCAGCCCGAACAGGGCGTGCAGACCGTGGCCCCACTGCCACAGGATGACCACGCAGCCGTAGGTCGCGGCCACCGAGAGCAGGTTCAGCAGGACCGCCTTGAGGGGCAGCACGACCGACCGCAGCGCGCGGGCGAGGAACAGGAACGTGATGGCGGCGACCAGGATCAGGGCGTAGGGGAACGCGTGGTAGACCGCATGTGAGTTGTCGTGCTGCAGGATCTCGTTGCCCCCGACGGCGTCCGCGCTCGGTGCCGCGGCCCGGATGCCCGCGAGGACAGAGCCCTGGCCCGCCTCCCCGATCTGCCGGGCCGGCATCGCGAACACGACGGAGGTGCCGTCGGCGGCCCGCCACTGCGCGTCGGTGGGCCGCAGGACTCCGACGACCCCCTTGGCCGTGGCGAGCCGGTCGCCGACGGCTGCGGGGTCGAGGCCGGGACGGACCAGGACCGGAAGGGTCGTGAGCGTCCCGTCGGGGAAGCCGTCCGCGGTGAGCTGGGTGAGGCCGGTGCGGGCCGGGCCGCCCGAGGACAGGGAACGCAGCGAGGGCAGCGCGATGTTGATCGCGGTCGTCATCACGGCGAGCAGGATGAGGACGGCGGCGCCCACCGCGGCCGCGGCCCAGCGCCGGCGCACGACGCCCCGTGCCCAGCCCCGCCACAGCCGGTCGCCATCCCGGCGCCGCCACCGGAACCTGTCGAGCGCGGGCCCGAAGGCGCGCAGCAGGGCCGGGAGCAGGCTCACCGAGACGAGCGCGGCGATCGACGGGATGAACAGGCCGGCGACGGCCACCCCGCGCACGAACGACACAGGGATCACGACGAGCCCGACCAGGCCGACGCTCGCGGTCAGCCCGCTGACGAGGACCGCGT is a genomic window of Pseudofrankia inefficax containing:
- a CDS encoding MaoC/PaaZ C-terminal domain-containing protein, whose protein sequence is MIDADALAEDAIGPFPGCLSADLIRRYASATGERSERPRAGLAVPAVAVVTQIWAAQEAGRSALVSEDLLAAASGGVHGEHDVVLHRPLVPDEPLRTWVHRFAARPAGRNALVTLRYSTVDERDEVVAEQLWTTVYLNAGCAAAGAPLPDHAFPAGARRRPVGEYTTTVDADMPRRYAEVSGDWSDHHFDAAAARRSGFDRPFLHGLCTMALGARAVVDAVAGGDPDRVRRVAVRFAAPAFVGADLRVGVYEAGGRSYAFEAISDGRAVLTHGRVELRGE
- a CDS encoding MMPL family transporter, whose amino-acid sequence is MLFGWLAVFVVGLVLAPTVSGRLRSGLALSSPGFTANENLARQFGGAGINPSVLLLTFPKGTTADAPGATAALRAVEATIPHDQGIRSVSYLTTHAPALLGAGHQSTVVLLYPADAQTDTVDTAVMDRLAHAATTALPGTRTDVTGVEQLAAGGGSGGTSVLVEVVIGAALALVILAWVFGSFLAVLPLLTGLVSIVTMLLAVLGLTYVFPGTRFNPSIEAIVAILGLGMSIDYALLVVTRWRESRAAGLDNDQAVRAATVRAGHAVLVSGLTASVGLVGLVVIPVSFVRGVAVAGLFIPSIAALVSVSLLPALLRAFGPALDRFRWRRRDGDRLWRGWARGVVRRRWAAAAVGAAVLILLAVMTTAINIALPSLRSLSSGGPARTGLTQLTADGFPDGTLTTLPVLVRPGLDPAAVGDRLATAKGVVGVLRPTDAQWRAADGTSVVFAMPARQIGEAGQGSVLAGIRAAAPSADAVGGNEILQHDNSHAVYHAFPYALILVAAITFLFLARALRSVVLPLKAVLLNLLSVAATYGCVVILWQWGHGLHALFGLNSSGAVNGLAPVLLFGFLFGLSMDYEVFILSRIQEAHDDGASTDEAVVEGLARTGRLVTCAALILFATLVALASASDPVVKIIASGLAIGVVLDATIVRSLLAPALVSLFDQANWWWPGWLDRTLGRPLTRTRPAARGASPVANVAQRAALPDDPVLARPSTGESGGAH